From Solibacillus isronensis, the proteins below share one genomic window:
- the ispG gene encoding flavodoxin-dependent (E)-4-hydroxy-3-methylbut-2-enyl-diphosphate synthase, with protein sequence MSEIVHRTKTRPVRVGNLTIGGNNEVVIQSMCTTKTHDVEATVAEIKRLEEAGCQIVRIAVPDERAANAIPEIKKQINIPLVADIHFDYKLALKAIEGGIDKVRINPGNIGRREKVEAVVNAAKAKGIPIRIGVNAGSLERHILEKYGYPTADGMVESALHHIKILEDLDFHDIIVSMKASDVNLAIEAYEKASKAFNYPLHLGITESGTLFAGTVKSAAGLGAILSKGIGNTLRISLSADPVEEIKVARELLKSFGLASNMATLISCPTCGRIEIDLISIANEVEEYISKLNVPLKVAVLGCAVNGPGEAREADIGIAGARGEGLLFMKGKTVRKVPEETMVEELKKEIDKLAAEMVAKREAEANATV encoded by the coding sequence ATGAGTGAAATCGTTCACCGTACGAAAACACGTCCTGTGCGTGTCGGTAACTTAACAATTGGTGGTAATAACGAAGTCGTAATCCAAAGTATGTGTACGACGAAAACACATGATGTAGAAGCAACAGTTGCCGAAATTAAACGTTTAGAAGAGGCAGGTTGTCAAATCGTACGTATTGCAGTACCAGATGAGCGTGCTGCAAATGCAATACCTGAAATAAAAAAACAAATTAATATCCCATTAGTAGCGGATATTCATTTTGATTACAAATTAGCATTAAAAGCCATTGAAGGTGGCATTGATAAAGTACGTATCAACCCAGGTAACATCGGGCGCCGCGAAAAAGTAGAGGCAGTTGTAAATGCGGCAAAAGCAAAAGGTATACCAATCCGAATCGGTGTTAACGCCGGTTCTTTAGAGCGCCATATCCTCGAAAAATACGGTTACCCTACTGCAGATGGAATGGTAGAATCTGCATTGCACCACATTAAAATTTTAGAAGACTTGGATTTCCATGACATTATCGTTTCGATGAAAGCATCAGACGTAAACTTGGCAATTGAAGCATATGAAAAAGCATCAAAAGCATTCAATTATCCACTTCATTTAGGTATTACAGAATCTGGTACATTATTTGCCGGTACTGTTAAATCAGCTGCCGGTTTAGGTGCGATTTTATCTAAAGGTATCGGGAATACTTTACGTATTTCTTTATCTGCAGATCCAGTGGAAGAAATTAAAGTAGCTCGTGAATTATTAAAATCATTCGGCTTGGCATCAAATATGGCGACATTAATTTCTTGTCCGACTTGTGGCCGTATCGAAATTGATTTAATTTCAATTGCCAACGAAGTTGAAGAATATATTTCAAAACTGAATGTTCCGTTAAAAGTAGCTGTTTTAGGCTGTGCAGTAAACGGTCCTGGTGAAGCACGTGAAGCAGATATCGGTATTGCCGGTGCACGTGGCGAAGGGCTTTTATTCATGAAAGGTAAAACAGTTCGTAAAGTTCCGGAAGAAACAATGGTGGAAGAACTGAAGAAAGAAATCGATAAATTAGCTGCTGAAATGGTGGCAAAGCGTGAAGCAGAAGCAAATGCAACTGTTTAA
- a CDS encoding DUF1189 family protein has product MKISHMQLFIHSLTSPKKLGAYRILSIGKVMQYAFLMITLITAFSFGQFINTGTAEIFGYSEIEQYAKNIEWIVYPIAIVFLFVLNTSIYFIKVSLYALAGLFFVKPMRRRGEYRQVWRTAVFASTWGTFITMFGNLFIFSQTVITISSIFITMLFIIVALTKYPVQK; this is encoded by the coding sequence ATGAAAATTTCACATATGCAGTTATTTATACATAGTTTAACGAGCCCTAAAAAATTGGGTGCTTACCGAATTCTATCAATCGGTAAAGTGATGCAGTATGCCTTTTTAATGATTACCCTCATTACCGCTTTTTCATTCGGTCAATTTATCAATACCGGTACAGCCGAGATTTTCGGCTATTCGGAAATTGAACAATATGCCAAGAATATAGAGTGGATTGTTTATCCGATTGCCATTGTATTTTTATTCGTACTGAATACGTCGATTTATTTTATTAAAGTAAGTTTATATGCACTTGCAGGTCTGTTTTTCGTTAAGCCGATGAGACGCCGCGGCGAATATCGGCAAGTATGGCGAACAGCTGTTTTTGCAAGTACTTGGGGAACATTTATAACGATGTTCGGAAATCTGTTTATATTCTCACAAACAGTTATCACAATTAGCAGTATTTTTATTACAATGCTCTTTATAATCGTTGCATTAACAAAATATCCCGTACAAAAATAA
- a CDS encoding DUF456 domain-containing protein: MDIIAWTLIIALFVIAFIGLVYPIIPSVLFLLGGFIVYGLFYSFTELPWWFWVIELLFVALLFAADTISNLVGVKKFGGSKAGMWGSTIGLLIGPFVIPFAGIIAGPFIGAIIGELIVTRSNLQQAIKVGVGSVVGFLTSVVTKGIIQVVMIVLFFIAI; this comes from the coding sequence GTGGATATTATTGCATGGACACTTATTATAGCGCTGTTTGTGATTGCGTTTATCGGTTTAGTATATCCGATTATCCCATCCGTCTTATTTTTACTTGGCGGGTTTATCGTTTATGGGCTATTTTACAGTTTTACCGAATTGCCGTGGTGGTTCTGGGTAATTGAGCTTCTCTTTGTTGCACTGTTATTTGCAGCGGATACGATCTCAAATCTCGTCGGAGTGAAAAAATTCGGCGGATCAAAAGCTGGGATGTGGGGAAGTACGATTGGTCTATTGATCGGTCCATTTGTTATTCCGTTTGCGGGTATTATCGCGGGGCCGTTTATCGGTGCGATCATCGGTGAATTAATTGTGACACGAAGCAATCTACAGCAGGCAATTAAAGTTGGTGTTGGTTCAGTTGTAGGATTTTTAACATCGGTCGTAACAAAAGGGATTATTCAAGTGGTTATGATTGTCTTATTTTTTATTGCCATTTAG
- a CDS encoding superoxide dismutase: MAFKLPELTYAYDALEPHIDAKTMEIHHSKHHNTYVTNLNAAVEGTEYADKDINELIANIDALPADKQTAVRNNGGGHANHSLFWELIAPGGSNTPVGEVAAAIDAKFGSFDAFKEEFAKAATTRFGSGWAWLIVDGDGVAVTSTPNQDSPVMEGKTPILGLDVWEHAYYLNYQNRRPDYIGAFWNVVNWDVVEAKYQAAK, encoded by the coding sequence ATGGCATTCAAATTACCAGAATTAACTTACGCTTACGACGCATTGGAACCACATATCGATGCAAAAACAATGGAAATTCACCACTCTAAACACCACAATACTTACGTAACAAACTTAAACGCAGCAGTAGAAGGTACTGAATACGCTGACAAAGACATCAACGAGTTAATCGCTAACATCGATGCTTTACCAGCTGACAAACAAACTGCTGTACGTAATAACGGTGGCGGACATGCTAACCACTCATTATTCTGGGAATTAATCGCTCCAGGCGGTTCTAACACTCCAGTAGGTGAAGTAGCTGCTGCAATCGATGCGAAATTCGGTTCATTTGACGCTTTCAAAGAAGAATTCGCAAAAGCTGCAACAACTCGTTTCGGTTCAGGTTGGGCATGGTTAATCGTTGATGGTGACGGTGTAGCTGTTACTTCAACTCCAAACCAAGACTCTCCAGTAATGGAAGGCAAAACGCCAATCTTAGGCTTAGACGTTTGGGAGCACGCATACTACTTAAACTACCAAAACCGTCGTCCGGACTACATCGGTGCATTCTGGAACGTAGTGAACTGGGACGTAGTAGAAGCTAAATACCAAGCTGCAAAATAA
- a CDS encoding DUF1801 domain-containing protein produces MIDEFIAQIDEKWHGAYIKLMETIDENLPPGFEKSIDRNMIVYNVPLTTYSKGYHVTPGTPLPFLALAPQKRHIGLYHMGIYSDPELLKWFQESYAEAVPTKLNMGKSCIRFTSTKHIPYKLIGELSKKITVEQWITTYENALQK; encoded by the coding sequence ATGATTGATGAATTTATCGCACAAATTGATGAGAAGTGGCACGGTGCTTATATAAAATTAATGGAGACAATTGATGAAAACTTGCCTCCAGGGTTTGAAAAATCAATTGACCGGAATATGATCGTATATAATGTGCCATTAACAACCTATTCAAAAGGGTATCATGTAACACCGGGTACACCACTACCGTTTTTGGCCCTTGCTCCACAAAAACGCCATATTGGGCTTTATCATATGGGCATCTACAGTGATCCTGAACTTCTCAAATGGTTTCAGGAATCCTATGCCGAAGCGGTTCCAACAAAGCTGAATATGGGGAAAAGCTGTATTCGTTTTACTTCAACAAAACATATACCATATAAATTGATCGGGGAACTAAGTAAAAAGATTACGGTGGAGCAGTGGATTACTACCTATGAAAATGCATTGCAGAAATAA
- a CDS encoding universal stress protein: MSMTYKNILVAVDESKESLIAFRRAVQVAINNVGSKLYIVHVIDTRSFAFSEGYNFEMAEKFTNNKKDLLDSFEKKAQQSGFTNIKKIIEYGTPKHVIARDIPQQEEIDLIICGVTGKGELARFFLGSVSEGILRNARCDVLVVRNT; the protein is encoded by the coding sequence ATGAGCATGACGTACAAAAATATACTGGTTGCCGTGGATGAATCAAAGGAGTCGCTGATTGCCTTTAGAAGAGCTGTGCAAGTTGCAATCAATAATGTCGGAAGTAAGCTGTATATTGTTCATGTAATTGATACTCGTTCCTTTGCATTTTCAGAAGGCTATAACTTTGAGATGGCGGAAAAGTTTACGAATAATAAAAAGGATCTTTTAGATTCTTTTGAGAAAAAAGCGCAGCAGTCAGGGTTTACAAATATCAAAAAAATTATTGAATACGGGACACCGAAGCACGTTATCGCACGAGATATCCCTCAGCAGGAAGAAATTGATTTAATTATTTGCGGCGTAACAGGAAAAGGGGAATTAGCCCGTTTTTTCCTAGGTTCCGTATCGGAAGGGATTTTAAGAAATGCCCGCTGTGACGTCCTTGTTGTAAGAAATACTTAA
- a CDS encoding peptidoglycan D,D-transpeptidase FtsI family protein, giving the protein MRKITQNRQQNPKAKQRASLTFRMNVLFFSIFVLFSLLIFRLGYIQIVKGEDYVRALERTEEVRVNTSVPRGRIFDRYGRILVDNQPENAITYTKMQTTKSAEMLEIAEKLAHIIEQPTEKVTHRDKLDFWILRNPEKAKEKVTTKEMTKFQLENEDLETKEINKEYDRRIRDRITDKELEQLTEFDLEVLAIYREMMTGYNLSPQIIKGENVTPEEFARVSEQLADLPGVNTTTDWKRVRLSPLAILGRTTVPSKGVPKSKLNHYLARDYSRNDRVGESYFEAQYEEILQGEKSVVKNITNKKGQVVETMTTFAGEPGKDLVTTIDVELQQKADEILEKYLLELKAKGGSQLLDRGFLVAMNPKTGELLSVVGKKIEKDKDTGKPYIVDYSYGTFTSAYEAGSTVKAATVLMGYNEGVIKPGTVMLDSPMRIGNITLNTLFNKTGSVMLNDLTALERSSNVYMFKIAMGIGGRTYSPGMRFSLASGTLQTMRNEYAQFGLGVPTGVDLPGESTGYQADPDTDVKLLNLAIGQFDTYTTMQLAQYISTIANDGYRIQPRMLKEIRNPSKDGEYLGQVVEEVTPKILNKIENSQQEIDHVKEGLRRVYFGANGSARRQFETADYTAAGKTGTAEVVYYGPQRDKWKTNTINIVHVGFAPYDDPEIAYAVIYPWATTNFNNNYLPQANLTARELVDSYFELKNKYADEGLSTSKVEKPIIKHSDEKLDEDEEVETVNE; this is encoded by the coding sequence TTGCGCAAAATTACGCAAAATCGTCAGCAAAATCCGAAGGCAAAGCAACGGGCAAGTTTAACTTTTCGGATGAATGTCCTTTTCTTTTCAATATTTGTTTTGTTCTCATTACTGATTTTTCGTCTAGGATATATACAAATTGTAAAAGGTGAAGATTATGTCCGCGCATTAGAGCGTACAGAGGAAGTACGGGTGAATACAAGTGTACCCCGTGGCCGTATTTTTGACCGCTATGGTCGTATTTTAGTTGATAATCAGCCAGAAAATGCGATTACGTATACAAAAATGCAAACGACAAAATCCGCTGAAATGCTTGAAATTGCAGAAAAACTTGCACATATCATCGAGCAGCCGACAGAAAAAGTGACCCATCGAGATAAATTAGATTTCTGGATTTTACGGAATCCGGAAAAGGCAAAAGAAAAAGTTACAACAAAGGAAATGACGAAATTCCAACTTGAAAATGAAGATTTAGAAACGAAGGAAATCAATAAAGAATACGATCGACGGATTCGGGATCGGATTACAGATAAAGAATTGGAGCAGCTTACAGAATTTGACCTGGAAGTTCTGGCCATTTATCGTGAAATGATGACGGGCTATAATTTATCACCGCAAATTATTAAAGGTGAGAATGTTACACCAGAAGAGTTTGCCCGAGTTTCAGAACAGTTGGCGGATCTGCCTGGTGTGAATACGACAACCGATTGGAAACGCGTACGATTATCCCCGTTGGCAATATTAGGCCGAACAACGGTACCAAGTAAAGGTGTGCCTAAATCGAAACTGAACCATTATTTGGCTCGTGATTATTCTCGTAACGACCGTGTTGGGGAAAGTTATTTTGAAGCACAGTATGAAGAAATATTGCAAGGTGAAAAATCGGTCGTTAAAAACATCACGAATAAAAAAGGTCAAGTGGTTGAAACGATGACGACTTTCGCAGGGGAGCCCGGTAAAGATTTAGTAACAACGATCGATGTGGAACTCCAGCAAAAAGCTGATGAAATTTTAGAAAAATATTTATTGGAATTGAAAGCTAAAGGTGGTTCCCAATTACTGGATCGCGGCTTTTTAGTTGCAATGAATCCAAAAACCGGCGAGCTTTTATCGGTAGTTGGTAAAAAAATTGAAAAAGATAAAGACACGGGCAAACCTTATATCGTTGACTATTCTTACGGTACATTTACGTCTGCATATGAAGCTGGGTCAACTGTAAAAGCAGCAACCGTCCTAATGGGATACAATGAAGGAGTTATTAAGCCAGGAACTGTCATGCTCGATTCACCCATGCGAATCGGTAACATTACCTTAAATACACTATTCAACAAGACTGGTAGTGTTATGCTGAATGATTTGACGGCATTAGAGCGTTCATCAAACGTCTATATGTTCAAAATTGCGATGGGTATTGGCGGTCGTACGTATTCACCTGGTATGCGATTTAGTTTAGCATCAGGTACATTGCAAACAATGCGAAATGAATATGCGCAGTTTGGACTAGGTGTACCAACGGGGGTTGACCTTCCTGGTGAATCAACTGGCTATCAGGCTGACCCGGATACCGATGTAAAACTATTAAACTTGGCAATCGGACAGTTTGATACGTATACAACGATGCAATTGGCACAATATATTTCAACTATTGCAAATGATGGTTACCGCATCCAACCAAGAATGTTAAAGGAAATTCGCAACCCGTCTAAAGATGGAGAATATTTAGGGCAAGTTGTGGAAGAAGTAACACCTAAAATTTTAAACAAAATTGAAAACAGCCAACAGGAAATTGATCATGTTAAAGAAGGTTTACGCCGCGTTTACTTCGGTGCGAATGGATCTGCTCGTCGTCAATTTGAAACGGCAGACTATACAGCAGCTGGTAAAACAGGTACAGCCGAGGTAGTTTACTATGGACCACAGCGTGATAAATGGAAAACGAACACGATTAACATTGTCCATGTAGGTTTTGCTCCGTACGATGACCCAGAGATTGCATATGCAGTCATCTATCCATGGGCAACGACGAACTTTAACAATAACTATTTACCACAGGCGAATTTGACGGCTCGTGAATTAGTTGATTCATATTTTGAGTTAAAAAACAAATATGCGGATGAGGGCTTATCTACAAGTAAAGTAGAAAAACCAATCATTAAGCATTCTGATGAAAAGCTGGATGAGGACGAAGAAGTCGAAACAGTAAATGAATAA
- a CDS encoding response regulator: protein MRKKIVHIVVIVGALSNAAILAFMDMPVWLIILMSVIYIVMFEGLLLILEPRLVRAERERNIKAFPFLRELVVAKKATVTLRDGSVLYNATFEGYVHPKDAKTILLYVHKVKTKKEMPTFTEHSIKLINIKSVKKIQ from the coding sequence ATGAGAAAGAAAATCGTACATATTGTCGTTATCGTCGGTGCCTTAAGTAATGCAGCGATTTTAGCATTTATGGACATGCCGGTGTGGCTCATAATCTTAATGTCGGTTATATATATCGTTATGTTTGAAGGGCTCCTGCTAATACTGGAACCACGCTTAGTCCGTGCTGAACGTGAACGGAATATTAAAGCCTTTCCCTTTTTGAGGGAGCTGGTCGTCGCTAAAAAAGCGACGGTTACTTTGCGGGATGGTTCGGTGTTATATAATGCGACGTTTGAAGGCTATGTCCATCCAAAAGATGCAAAAACGATTTTACTTTATGTACATAAAGTAAAGACAAAAAAGGAAATGCCAACATTTACAGAACATTCTATTAAACTTATTAACATAAAAAGTGTAAAAAAGATTCAATAA
- a CDS encoding PstS family phosphate ABC transporter substrate-binding protein has translation MKKWQYLTSTALLGSAILLGACGGEENSDETSTSAKTNTEQAEAGSAQLTGNVVGDGSSTVAPITEALVEEYAAVQKDVRVAVGVSGTGGGFEKFINGETDFSNASRPIKDTEMEELKNAGVEYTEFELAYDGLSVVVHPENTWAKDLTVDQLKQIWVEDGSTKKWSDIDPSWPDEEIVFYSPGSDSGTYDYFDEIILDGEDIVKSATLSEDDNVLVQGVTADKNAIGYFGYAYYLENKDKLQVVTVDGVEPTNETIESGEYSPLSRPLFVYVKNSAVKDNEATYDFMKFTLENAGEMAEVVGYVGLPDEKYEEALKELETLK, from the coding sequence ATGAAAAAGTGGCAGTACTTAACATCAACAGCTTTACTAGGTTCAGCAATTCTTTTAGGAGCATGTGGCGGAGAAGAAAATAGTGATGAAACGTCAACTTCAGCAAAAACAAACACAGAACAAGCAGAAGCTGGCAGCGCACAATTAACAGGTAACGTAGTAGGCGATGGTTCATCAACAGTTGCTCCAATTACAGAAGCGTTAGTTGAAGAATACGCTGCGGTACAAAAAGATGTACGCGTAGCAGTTGGTGTATCTGGTACAGGCGGCGGATTCGAAAAATTCATCAATGGTGAAACGGATTTCTCAAACGCTTCTCGTCCAATCAAAGATACTGAAATGGAAGAGCTTAAAAATGCAGGAGTAGAATATACAGAATTTGAACTTGCTTACGATGGTTTATCAGTAGTTGTACATCCTGAAAATACTTGGGCAAAAGATCTTACAGTTGATCAATTAAAACAGATTTGGGTTGAAGACGGTTCTACGAAAAAATGGTCTGATATTGATCCATCATGGCCGGATGAAGAAATCGTATTCTACTCACCAGGTTCTGACTCAGGTACGTATGATTACTTCGATGAGATCATTCTAGATGGTGAAGACATTGTTAAATCGGCAACATTATCTGAAGATGACAACGTGTTAGTACAAGGTGTAACAGCAGACAAAAATGCAATCGGCTATTTCGGTTATGCGTACTACCTGGAAAATAAAGACAAATTACAAGTTGTAACTGTAGACGGAGTGGAACCGACAAACGAAACAATCGAATCAGGTGAATATTCTCCATTATCACGTCCACTATTCGTTTATGTGAAAAACAGTGCGGTTAAAGACAATGAAGCTACATATGACTTCATGAAATTCACACTTGAAAACGCTGGTGAAATGGCAGAAGTAGTAGGTTATGTTGGCCTGCCAGATGAAAAGTATGAAGAAGCTTTAAAAGAGTTGGAAACACTAAAATAA
- the pstC gene encoding phosphate ABC transporter permease subunit PstC has translation MALKQQEQVSVQQLIERSRNRKGKKVIEKLVPMGLFLAATISVLTTFGIVFTLIFETFEFFTRVSITDYLFGTEWLPFSGKEPLYGILPLIFGTFKITLIAIIVAVPFGLGAAIYLSEYASERVRKIIKPILEVLAGVPTIVYGFFALTFITPILQAVIPDLKIFNAISPGIVVGIMILPMITSMSEDAMSSVPRSIREGALGLGATKFEVAVKVVLPAALSGIVASVVLGISRAIGETMIVSLAGGSTPKFDFGFTDSIQTMTAYIVQVTTGDAGYGTTIYYSIYAVGFTLFIFTLAMNLLATYISKRFREEY, from the coding sequence ATGGCTCTTAAACAACAGGAGCAAGTAAGTGTCCAACAATTAATCGAACGTTCGCGCAATCGCAAAGGAAAGAAAGTAATCGAAAAGTTAGTACCTATGGGGTTATTTCTAGCAGCGACGATTTCGGTTCTTACGACGTTTGGGATTGTATTTACACTAATATTCGAGACATTCGAATTCTTTACGCGAGTGTCGATTACAGATTATTTATTTGGTACAGAATGGCTGCCATTCTCAGGTAAGGAGCCGTTGTATGGAATATTACCATTAATATTCGGGACATTTAAAATTACACTGATTGCTATTATTGTAGCAGTGCCATTCGGTTTAGGCGCTGCCATTTATCTGAGTGAATATGCATCAGAACGTGTACGAAAAATCATTAAACCGATTTTAGAAGTACTTGCAGGTGTACCGACGATTGTTTACGGGTTCTTTGCCTTAACATTCATTACACCGATATTACAGGCGGTTATTCCAGATTTAAAAATTTTCAACGCAATCAGTCCTGGGATCGTTGTCGGAATTATGATACTTCCAATGATCACTTCAATGTCCGAAGATGCGATGAGCTCAGTTCCAAGGTCGATTCGGGAAGGTGCATTAGGGTTAGGTGCAACAAAATTCGAAGTAGCAGTGAAAGTTGTTCTGCCAGCCGCATTATCTGGAATTGTCGCTTCTGTCGTATTAGGTATTTCCCGGGCAATAGGGGAGACGATGATTGTTTCACTGGCAGGCGGATCTACACCAAAATTCGACTTTGGCTTTACGGATTCGATTCAAACGATGACCGCCTATATCGTGCAAGTTACGACAGGTGATGCCGGCTATGGTACAACAATTTACTACTCGATTTACGCTGTTGGATTCACATTGTTTATTTTCACATTAGCGATGAATTTACTCGCAACCTATATTTCAAAACGCTTCCGAGAGGAGTATTAA
- the pstA gene encoding phosphate ABC transporter permease PstA yields the protein MRYIQEDLVMKRMNKRLNSNKLWKIIFIIATSFALVSLGMLLYRILSQGLGFLDMNFITNFASRIPENAGIKAALVGSLWLMSVVAPVSIILGVSTALYLEEYAKQNKLNDFIRINISNLAGVPSIVFGLLGLTIFVRLFGFEKSILAAGLTMSLLILPVIIVAAQEAIRAVPNEQREASYGMGATKWQTIVRVVLPAAIPGILTGSILALSRAIGETAPLVVIGIPVILQFLPTGYLDTFTALPMQIFDWAKRPQEAFQYVASAGIIVLMIFLLTMNSIAIFIRNKFQKRY from the coding sequence ATGCGCTATATTCAAGAAGATTTAGTAATGAAGCGGATGAATAAACGCCTCAATTCGAATAAATTGTGGAAAATCATTTTCATTATTGCTACAAGTTTTGCCCTTGTTTCTTTAGGTATGTTACTTTACCGAATTTTGTCGCAGGGACTTGGTTTTTTAGATATGAATTTCATTACAAACTTCGCGTCACGTATTCCCGAAAATGCAGGGATTAAAGCAGCGCTGGTCGGATCTTTATGGCTAATGAGCGTAGTTGCTCCTGTCTCGATTATTTTAGGGGTAAGTACAGCGCTGTATTTGGAGGAATATGCAAAGCAAAACAAATTAAATGATTTTATCCGGATAAATATTTCTAACTTGGCAGGAGTTCCTTCAATTGTTTTCGGTTTACTAGGACTAACAATTTTCGTTCGACTGTTTGGCTTTGAAAAAAGTATTTTGGCCGCGGGATTGACGATGAGTTTACTTATATTACCGGTAATCATTGTAGCGGCTCAAGAAGCGATCCGTGCGGTACCGAACGAACAGCGTGAAGCTTCGTACGGAATGGGTGCGACGAAATGGCAAACGATTGTCCGGGTTGTTCTTCCAGCTGCTATACCGGGAATTCTAACGGGTAGTATTTTAGCGTTATCACGCGCAATTGGTGAAACAGCACCATTAGTAGTAATCGGAATCCCGGTGATATTACAATTTTTGCCAACGGGTTATCTCGATACATTTACCGCTTTGCCGATGCAGATTTTCGACTGGGCAAAACGTCCGCAAGAAGCGTTCCAGTATGTGGCATCTGCCGGAATCATCGTATTAATGATTTTCCTGTTAACGATGAACTCCATTGCAATCTTTATTCGAAATAAATTCCAAAAACGATATTAG
- the pstB gene encoding phosphate ABC transporter ATP-binding protein PstB — protein sequence MGIESNQANVMQSNNFNLWYGNHHALKDINLDMKENEVTAIIGPSGCGKSTYIKALNRMVELVPIVRTSGEINYRGRNIFSDGYEVEELRTKVGMVFQKPNPFPKSIYDNIAYGPRIHGIKNKKILDEIVEKSLRGAAIWDEVKDRLNQNAYGLSGGQQQRICIARCLAIEPDVILMDEPTSALDPISTLKVEELVQQMKEQYSIVIVTHNMQQAARISDKTAFFLNGEVVEFDKTDIIFSTPSDQRTEDYISGRFG from the coding sequence ATGGGCATCGAATCGAATCAGGCGAATGTCATGCAGTCTAATAACTTTAATTTATGGTATGGGAATCACCATGCTTTAAAAGATATCAACTTGGACATGAAAGAAAATGAAGTAACGGCAATTATTGGGCCTTCTGGCTGCGGGAAATCGACCTATATTAAAGCATTAAATCGGATGGTTGAACTTGTGCCAATCGTACGTACATCAGGGGAGATCAATTACCGTGGCCGCAATATTTTTTCGGACGGCTATGAAGTGGAAGAACTTCGAACGAAAGTCGGTATGGTATTCCAAAAGCCAAACCCGTTTCCAAAGTCGATTTACGATAATATCGCATACGGCCCACGCATTCATGGGATTAAAAACAAGAAAATTCTCGATGAAATTGTTGAAAAGTCATTACGTGGTGCAGCCATTTGGGATGAAGTAAAAGATCGCTTAAACCAAAATGCCTATGGATTATCGGGTGGTCAGCAGCAGCGTATTTGTATCGCACGCTGCCTTGCAATCGAACCGGATGTCATTTTAATGGATGAGCCGACATCAGCGCTTGATCCGATTTCGACTTTAAAAGTAGAAGAGCTTGTACAGCAGATGAAAGAACAGTATTCGATCGTCATTGTGACACATAACATGCAGCAGGCAGCACGTATTTCCGACAAAACGGCCTTCTTCCTGAACGGGGAAGTCGTGGAGTTTGATAAAACAGATATCATTTTCTCGACGCCGTCAGATCAGCGCACCGAAGACTATATTTCCGGTCGATTTGGATAA
- the phoU gene encoding phosphate signaling complex protein PhoU gives MMIRERFEQDLIAVQQDLMELCDLSIHALQESFKAFLKKDIDLALQVIDTDPKINRLEELINDRVILLIAKQQPVATDLRRLIVVIKAASDMERIGDHAVNIAKESIRIGNAPFVTSVEPIEEMFHKTILMLRQIVDAFIEENTIKAKEIANLDDEVDELTGNTLSNLMKLSVSNEHVAQVTSLSYVCRCIERAADHATNIAEHLFYLVKGKHYELNN, from the coding sequence ATGATGATTAGAGAACGCTTTGAACAAGATCTAATAGCGGTACAGCAAGATTTAATGGAGCTGTGTGATTTAAGTATTCATGCATTACAGGAGTCTTTTAAAGCCTTTTTAAAAAAGGATATTGATTTAGCTCTACAGGTAATTGATACCGATCCGAAAATTAATCGGTTGGAAGAATTGATCAATGACCGTGTGATTTTACTGATTGCAAAACAACAGCCTGTTGCGACTGATTTGCGTCGCTTAATCGTTGTCATCAAAGCAGCATCAGATATGGAGCGAATCGGGGATCATGCGGTCAATATTGCAAAGGAATCGATACGCATTGGGAATGCACCTTTTGTCACAAGCGTGGAACCGATTGAGGAAATGTTCCATAAAACGATTTTAATGCTGCGCCAAATTGTCGATGCATTTATAGAGGAAAATACAATCAAGGCAAAAGAAATTGCGAATCTTGATGATGAAGTCGACGAATTAACAGGCAATACGCTCAGTAACTTAATGAAGCTGTCTGTTTCCAATGAACATGTGGCGCAAGTGACAAGTTTATCCTACGTATGCCGCTGTATTGAACGTGCGGCAGACCATGCAACAAATATTGCCGAGCATTTATTCTACCTTGTAAAAGGGAAGCATTATGAGCTGAATAATTAA